A genome region from Solanum pennellii chromosome 12, SPENNV200 includes the following:
- the LOC107006178 gene encoding uncharacterized protein LOC107006178, with protein MTRIDIAYVVQVLSQFMHSPKQSHMNAALRVVKYIKNAPGLRLLMPSDSSEKFVAYCDSDWGGCLQTRRSVTGYLVKFGNAIVSWKSKKQETVARSSAEAEFRSMSSVVAEQSCYSDRSKSHFS; from the exons ATGACTAGAATTGACATTGCATATGTAGTGCAAGTGCTAAGTCAATTCATGCACAGTCCCAAACAATCTCACATGAATGCTGCCTTAAGAGTagtgaaatatataaaaaatgctCCAGGTCTTCGTCTTCTAATGCCCTCAGACAGCTCTGAAAAATTTGTGGCATATTGTGATTCTGACTGGGGTGGTTGCTTACAGACTAGAAGGTCAGTCACAGGATATTTAGTGAAGTTTGGCAATGCTATAGTGTCCTGGAAGTCAAAGAAACAAGAAACAGTAGCTAGAAGCTCTGCTGAAGCAGAGTTTAGAAGTATGTCTTCTGTTGTGGCTGAA CAAAGCTGCTATTCAGATCGCAGCAAATcccatttttcatga